The Phycisphaerae bacterium RAS1 genome includes a region encoding these proteins:
- a CDS encoding Prophage CP4-57 regulatory protein (AlpA): MKNAAPAATADVQPPQPLLLRAAEAAALLGLKKTSFYGKLSQGVIPAPIRIGGGDPRWRRAELEQWVADGCPRPDCWERNAE, encoded by the coding sequence ATGAAGAACGCCGCGCCCGCCGCCACCGCCGACGTACAGCCGCCCCAGCCTTTGTTGCTGCGGGCCGCCGAGGCCGCGGCGCTCCTGGGGCTTAAAAAAACGTCCTTTTATGGCAAACTCAGCCAGGGCGTGATTCCAGCGCCGATCCGTATCGGTGGAGGTGATCCGCGCTGGCGACGCGCGGAGTTGGAGCAGTGGGTCGCGGACGGCTGCCCGCGGCCGGACTGCTGGGAGCGCAACGCCGAATGA
- a CDS encoding ATP/GTP phosphatase, with product MLTRVRIENYRGFRTYDLEKMTAVNLLVGRNNSGKTALLESVHILASGGDPMVLVNAASRRGEVVSGGREEPLFLDISHFFHGHEVGAGSYFSLATENGFAAITAKIVPLEEVEAQRTLFDDARGVRPAFALKIEGGVPDARGERYFVLSEDGAWLVDQRRALRRYFSDERREGPPIVFISPDSVEPDSLGMMWNQVLRDKQEAGVRTAMQILESGLEDIVFQTGDAVYRPFSRSFGGRSGVLVSFSGSKRRVPLGSMGDGMRRLLALSISLIHARDGFLIIDEIDTGLHYSIMAKMWELVVRTARDSNIQVFATTHSADCVKGLGLLCKRSPDLQTEVSVHKVERDLKTDVTFTGAEVLNAVEQDIEIR from the coding sequence ATGCTCACGCGAGTCAGAATCGAAAACTACCGCGGATTTCGGACTTACGACCTTGAGAAGATGACGGCGGTCAACCTTCTGGTCGGAAGAAACAACAGCGGCAAAACCGCGCTGTTGGAGAGCGTTCACATCCTGGCATCGGGCGGCGACCCGATGGTGCTGGTCAACGCCGCCAGCCGCCGCGGCGAGGTCGTTTCGGGAGGGCGTGAAGAGCCTCTTTTTCTCGACATCTCGCATTTCTTCCATGGTCACGAAGTTGGGGCAGGCTCGTACTTTTCGCTCGCTACCGAAAACGGCTTCGCGGCGATCACTGCAAAAATCGTGCCGCTGGAGGAGGTTGAGGCACAAAGGACGCTGTTCGACGACGCTCGCGGTGTGCGACCTGCATTCGCGCTCAAGATCGAGGGCGGCGTGCCGGACGCGCGAGGCGAGCGCTATTTTGTGCTTTCGGAAGATGGGGCCTGGCTCGTTGATCAGCGTCGCGCGCTGCGGCGTTATTTTTCGGATGAGCGCCGCGAAGGCCCGCCGATCGTCTTCATTTCGCCCGATTCTGTCGAACCTGACTCGCTTGGAATGATGTGGAACCAGGTCCTGCGGGACAAACAGGAGGCGGGAGTTCGGACCGCGATGCAGATTCTCGAGTCGGGTCTTGAGGACATTGTCTTTCAGACCGGCGATGCCGTGTACAGGCCATTTTCTCGTTCTTTTGGAGGGCGCTCGGGTGTTCTCGTAAGTTTCTCAGGATCGAAACGCCGTGTTCCTCTTGGCAGCATGGGTGACGGCATGCGGCGGCTTCTCGCGTTATCAATCTCGCTCATCCACGCTAGGGACGGATTCCTGATCATCGATGAAATCGACACGGGGCTCCACTATTCGATCATGGCGAAAATGTGGGAGTTGGTAGTCCGGACGGCCCGAGATTCGAACATCCAGGTTTTCGCCACCACGCACAGCGCGGACTGTGTCAAGGGGCTGGGGTTGCTCTGCAAGCGCAGTCCGGACTTGCAGACGGAAGTGTCGGTGCACAAGGTTGAACGTGACCTAAAGACCGATGTGACGTTCACCGGCGCAGAGGTGCTCAATGCAGTCGAGCAGGACATTGAGATTCGATAA
- the pfkA gene encoding 6-phosphofructokinase, producing the protein MANNVNKKLHRIGVLTGGGDCPGLNAVIRVVTKAAINKLGIEVVGIEDGFLGLIRNRMRLLRSEDVSNILTVGGTILGTSNKADPARFAVGKDDAGKPIWEDVTNRVIEHIQEWHIDALVCIGGDGTMSGSSNLIKRGIPCVGVPKTIDNDLMHSDVTFGFTTAVQTAAECLDRIHSTASSHHRVMLVELMGRNAGWLTLHAGIASGADVIVIPEIPYDLEAICDECTRRSKRGKRFTLIAISEGAMPRGGQQVIDKIVHDSPDQVRLGGVSTVLAEAISQRTHLETRATILGHVQRGGAPVAYDRVLATAFGHKAIQLVATREWNNVVVMQHGEVKFVPIESVAGQQRLVPLEDPLIGMARAVGTCMGD; encoded by the coding sequence GTGGCCAACAACGTCAATAAGAAGCTCCATCGCATCGGCGTCCTCACTGGCGGCGGCGACTGCCCCGGTCTCAACGCCGTCATTCGCGTCGTCACCAAGGCCGCCATCAACAAGCTCGGCATCGAGGTCGTCGGCATCGAGGACGGCTTTCTCGGCCTGATCCGCAATCGCATGCGGCTGCTGCGGAGCGAGGACGTCTCAAACATTCTCACCGTCGGCGGCACCATCCTCGGCACCAGCAACAAGGCCGACCCCGCCCGCTTCGCCGTCGGCAAAGACGACGCCGGCAAGCCCATCTGGGAAGACGTCACCAATCGCGTCATCGAGCACATCCAGGAATGGCACATCGACGCTTTGGTCTGCATCGGCGGCGACGGCACGATGAGTGGCTCCAGCAACCTCATCAAGCGCGGCATCCCGTGCGTCGGCGTGCCCAAGACCATCGATAACGACCTGATGCACAGCGACGTGACATTCGGATTCACCACGGCCGTACAGACCGCCGCCGAGTGCCTCGACCGCATTCACTCCACCGCCAGCAGCCACCACCGCGTGATGCTGGTCGAGCTGATGGGCCGCAACGCCGGCTGGCTGACGCTGCACGCCGGCATCGCCAGCGGCGCCGACGTCATCGTCATTCCCGAGATTCCCTACGACCTCGAGGCCATTTGCGACGAGTGCACCCGCCGCAGCAAGCGCGGCAAGCGCTTCACGCTGATCGCCATCTCCGAAGGCGCCATGCCGCGCGGCGGGCAGCAGGTCATCGACAAGATCGTGCACGACAGCCCCGACCAGGTCCGCCTCGGCGGCGTCAGCACCGTGCTGGCCGAAGCCATCAGCCAGCGAACGCACCTGGAGACGCGTGCCACGATCCTCGGCCACGTGCAGCGCGGCGGCGCCCCGGTGGCGTACGACCGCGTGCTGGCGACGGCGTTCGGACATAAGGCGATCCAGCTCGTCGCGACGCGTGAGTGGAACAACGTGGTGGTCATGCAGCACGGCGAAGTGAAGTTCGTCCCGATCGAATCGGTCGCCGGCCAGCAGCGGCTGGTGCCGCTGGAGGATCCGCTGATCGGGATGGCGCGGGCGGTGGGGACGTGCATGGGGGATTGA
- the queG gene encoding Epoxyqueuosine reductase, with the protein MSAVSSVRMTPLATADRIKAAAIEIGFDLVGVTHAGRLARAAYYRDWLARDYHGRMAYLSRRADLRESPAELLAGAKSIICVALNYKRETPPRPSVLGGGTGVSPVPGTEGTGETPVSPRASAAAQPNAASTAQPIALPAAPTGQIAIYARGRDYHSVMKRMLWRLIERMQRELAETFDARPFVDTGPLIERELAARAGLGWIGKNTCVLSARLGSYFFLGEIVTTLDLPGDEPATDHCGACTRCLDACPTRAFVAPYQMDASRCISYLTIENPGDIPPDLAPGVGDWVFGCDDCQQVCPFNAKAPLATNAEITENRLPERIDLLSLLNLRAGEYRRLTRGTAAARAPRAAWRRNAAVALENGEVRSQK; encoded by the coding sequence ATGTCAGCGGTATCATCGGTCCGCATGACGCCGCTCGCGACTGCCGACCGGATCAAGGCCGCGGCGATCGAAATCGGTTTCGATCTGGTCGGCGTCACTCACGCCGGACGCCTGGCGCGAGCCGCGTATTATAGGGACTGGCTCGCTCGCGACTACCACGGTCGCATGGCCTACCTGTCGCGCCGCGCCGACCTGCGCGAATCGCCCGCGGAGCTCCTTGCGGGCGCCAAATCGATCATCTGCGTCGCTCTCAACTACAAACGCGAAACACCGCCGCGCCCCTCAGTTTTGGGGGGTGGGACGGGCGTCTCGCCCGTCCCCGGCACCGAAGGGACGGGCGAGACGCCCGTCTCACCCAGGGCTTCAGCCGCAGCTCAACCCAACGCTGCATCCACCGCTCAACCCATCGCTTTGCCCGCCGCCCCAACCGGCCAAATCGCCATCTACGCCCGCGGACGCGATTACCACTCCGTCATGAAGCGCATGCTCTGGCGACTCATCGAGCGCATGCAACGCGAACTCGCGGAGACCTTTGACGCGCGCCCATTCGTTGACACCGGGCCGCTGATCGAACGCGAGCTGGCGGCCCGCGCCGGGCTGGGCTGGATCGGAAAAAACACGTGCGTCCTGAGCGCCCGCCTGGGCTCCTATTTCTTCCTGGGTGAAATCGTCACCACGCTCGACCTGCCCGGCGACGAGCCGGCCACCGACCACTGCGGCGCCTGCACCCGCTGCCTCGACGCCTGCCCGACCCGCGCGTTTGTCGCGCCGTATCAGATGGACGCCTCGCGCTGCATCTCCTATCTGACCATTGAAAACCCCGGCGACATCCCGCCGGACCTCGCCCCCGGCGTCGGCGACTGGGTTTTCGGCTGCGACGACTGTCAGCAAGTCTGTCCCTTCAACGCGAAAGCCCCGCTCGCCACAAACGCCGAAATCACGGAGAACCGACTGCCGGAGCGCATCGACCTGCTGTCGCTGCTCAACCTCCGCGCCGGCGAGTACCGCCGCCTGACCCGAGGAACAGCCGCGGCCCGCGCCCCGCGGGCCGCATGGCGCCGTAACGCGGCAGTGGCGCTCGAAAACGGCGAAGTCAGAAGTCAGAAGTAA
- the rsmA gene encoding Ribosomal RNA adenine dimethylase, with product MQTLSDIRALLADAGLSPQHRFGQNFLIDLNLMRKLVAAAELSPDDVVLEVGPGTGSLTELLLDSGARVLSVEIDRGLQAILRARLGDHSRFTLLQGDALAAKTRVNPQITQILAAQPPGRAGAYKLVANLPYQIATPLLMDLLYGRPRFERLCCTIQREVGERLSAAPSTDAYGPVSVIVQSLARIEPIAILPPTVFWPRPEVESIMLTLRPLPDHQIEVDDVPAFVALVRGAFQQRRKMLRRLLADRDELSARRIFAAAGVSPDARAENLTPLSWRCLFAAIRRHPA from the coding sequence ATGCAGACCCTCTCCGACATCCGCGCGCTGCTCGCCGACGCCGGCCTTTCGCCGCAACATCGTTTCGGCCAGAACTTCCTCATCGACCTGAATCTTATGCGGAAACTCGTCGCGGCGGCAGAACTGTCGCCGGACGACGTCGTGCTCGAAGTCGGCCCCGGCACCGGGTCGCTGACGGAGCTCCTGCTCGACAGCGGGGCGCGCGTTCTCAGCGTCGAGATCGACCGCGGCTTGCAGGCAATTCTGAGGGCGCGGCTCGGCGACCACTCGCGCTTCACGCTTCTGCAGGGCGACGCGCTGGCCGCCAAGACAAGGGTCAATCCGCAGATCACACAGATTCTCGCCGCCCAGCCGCCCGGACGGGCCGGCGCGTACAAGCTGGTTGCGAACCTGCCTTACCAGATCGCCACCCCGCTGCTGATGGACTTGCTCTACGGCCGGCCGCGTTTCGAGCGGCTCTGCTGCACCATCCAGCGCGAGGTCGGTGAGCGGCTTTCCGCGGCGCCGAGCACCGACGCCTACGGCCCGGTCAGCGTCATCGTGCAGTCGCTGGCCCGCATCGAGCCGATTGCGATTCTCCCGCCGACGGTTTTCTGGCCGCGGCCCGAAGTCGAGTCGATCATGCTCACGCTGCGCCCCCTGCCGGACCATCAGATCGAAGTGGATGACGTGCCGGCGTTTGTCGCGCTGGTGCGCGGCGCGTTCCAGCAAAGGCGAAAGATGCTCCGCCGCCTGCTCGCCGATCGCGACGAGCTGAGCGCGCGGCGGATTTTTGCCGCCGCCGGGGTCAGTCCAGATGCGCGAGCCGAGAATCTGACCCCGCTGAGTTGGCGGTGTCTATTCGCAGCGATCCGCCGTCACCCGGCGTAA
- the selD gene encoding Selenide, water dikinase encodes MPQTGLAQVLRQLTPQKHPDLLVGTDSFDDAGVFRLSDELALVQTLDFFPPLVNDPYEFGRIAAANALSDVYAMGGEPLTAMNIVGFPDKELDYGVLVEILRGGADAVREAGAVLVGGHSVRDAEVKFGLSVTGRVHPDRIWTNASARPGDVLVLTKPLGSGVLCSAAKSGKMPESDLAEAIRVMRTLNRAARDAAAGAGVHACTDVTGFGLVGHVFEMAEGSDVTITLHAARVPLMARTLEFARQGVLTRTAKASAEHVGARLVVDPGVEEALAGVLMDAQTSGGLLLSLPADRAEALVQSLRAVATPCAAVVGEVMPTADVRVIVRP; translated from the coding sequence TTGCCGCAAACCGGCCTGGCGCAGGTGCTGCGACAGTTGACGCCTCAGAAACATCCCGACCTGCTTGTCGGAACCGACTCGTTCGACGATGCGGGGGTGTTTCGTCTCAGCGACGAACTGGCGCTGGTGCAGACGCTCGATTTTTTTCCGCCGCTGGTCAATGACCCGTACGAGTTCGGCCGCATCGCCGCGGCCAACGCACTGTCCGACGTGTACGCCATGGGCGGCGAGCCGCTGACGGCGATGAACATCGTCGGCTTTCCGGACAAGGAGCTGGACTACGGCGTGCTGGTTGAGATTCTTCGCGGCGGGGCCGATGCGGTGCGCGAAGCGGGGGCGGTTCTGGTCGGCGGCCACAGCGTGCGCGATGCCGAGGTGAAGTTCGGCCTGTCGGTCACCGGCCGCGTGCATCCCGATCGCATCTGGACCAATGCGTCGGCCCGGCCGGGCGACGTGCTGGTGCTGACCAAGCCGCTGGGCAGCGGCGTGCTGTGCAGCGCCGCCAAGAGCGGAAAGATGCCGGAATCGGACCTGGCCGAGGCGATCCGTGTCATGCGCACGCTGAACCGCGCCGCGCGCGACGCGGCGGCCGGCGCCGGCGTGCACGCCTGCACGGACGTCACCGGTTTTGGGCTGGTCGGCCATGTGTTCGAGATGGCTGAGGGCAGCGACGTGACGATCACGCTGCACGCCGCGCGCGTCCCGCTTATGGCCCGAACGCTGGAGTTTGCGCGGCAGGGGGTCCTGACGCGGACGGCCAAGGCGTCGGCGGAACACGTGGGCGCAAGGCTCGTGGTTGATCCGGGCGTCGAGGAGGCGCTGGCGGGTGTGCTGATGGACGCGCAGACGTCCGGCGGTCTGCTGCTGTCGCTACCGGCGGATCGCGCCGAGGCGCTCGTGCAATCCCTTCGCGCGGTCGCGACGCCGTGTGCGGCGGTTGTCGGGGAAGTCATGCCGACGGCGGACGTGCGCGTGATCGTACGTCCCTGA
- a CDS encoding Beta propeller domain protein yields MTSILRFTRLACLAAVALAMVAGCPQTNNPPGDNTNDNTTPPTVKPILKPFDSPDQLLSYFREQAAPHGGDRNVQEEFGVGGPLPPVASDDAAAGGDGEGTATGGDGDNASGTPYSTTNLQEAGVDESDVVKNDGEHIFLARGRTLRIINADPAGDLAEIGQVELNARVDSLYLLGDTVLAIGQNWANYALDPGFGGAEIAIWPPYYQNNSLTVTQIDITDPAAPTIAHEVELEGSLATSRLINGKLILIISVAPELPLNPTPQRMAELDLTDVLPKVTVDGAAETMVGWESWLYPSNPDGYFMTAVVTLNASDVSRQVGSVAVLANAGTIYASTEAVYLTDATFDISDNYREQTVVHKFALGDDGVAEYVASGVAPGRLLNQFALSEHDGFLRLATYNSAFFVFDGEGSVGVGSSGGGVAVDGPGASEGSEGGQVEPAKPPQQARDDESDPDGVVSIALDPTQASSAVYVLSQDGGELNVVGSVEGIAPNERMFAARFLGNRCFLVTFEQIDPLFAIDLSDPTAPHVVGELEVPGYSEYLHPVGDNLLIGLGRSTDTAPWGGTVVKSVQLSLFDVSDLSSPRLIDQLSLGGYFSYSDAGYDHKAFTFLEETGMLAIPAQLYPDDFDPYSDGRDSEFVGPDFDGIVCYRVTADGFEPSGRLASVLPDQQEYYYTPWRRAVIIADHLFAVTPGGLRAAPLTNLTQTSSVVLEPGAGDDEGFIGGGDDGVVPPEPAEDEPQPDGSSE; encoded by the coding sequence ATGACATCGATTCTCCGTTTCACACGCCTCGCGTGCCTGGCGGCCGTGGCGCTGGCGATGGTCGCCGGCTGCCCGCAGACGAACAACCCTCCGGGCGACAACACCAACGACAACACCACGCCACCGACCGTCAAACCAATCCTGAAGCCGTTCGATTCGCCCGACCAGTTGCTTTCCTACTTCAGGGAGCAGGCTGCGCCGCACGGCGGCGACCGGAATGTCCAGGAAGAGTTCGGCGTCGGCGGGCCGCTGCCCCCGGTCGCAAGCGATGACGCCGCCGCCGGCGGGGACGGCGAAGGCACTGCAACCGGCGGCGACGGCGACAACGCCAGCGGCACGCCCTACAGCACGACCAACCTGCAGGAAGCCGGCGTCGACGAGAGCGACGTCGTCAAGAACGACGGCGAGCACATCTTCCTTGCCCGCGGCCGCACGCTGAGAATCATCAACGCCGACCCCGCCGGCGACCTGGCGGAAATCGGCCAGGTCGAGCTGAACGCGCGGGTTGACTCGCTCTACCTGCTGGGCGACACGGTGCTCGCGATCGGTCAGAACTGGGCCAACTACGCGCTCGACCCCGGCTTTGGCGGAGCCGAAATCGCCATCTGGCCCCCCTACTACCAGAACAACTCGCTCACCGTCACGCAAATCGACATCACGGACCCGGCGGCGCCGACCATCGCTCACGAAGTGGAGCTGGAAGGCTCGCTTGCCACGTCGCGGCTCATCAACGGCAAGCTCATCCTGATCATCTCCGTCGCACCCGAGCTGCCGCTGAATCCGACGCCGCAGCGGATGGCCGAACTCGATCTGACCGACGTGCTGCCGAAGGTCACCGTCGATGGCGCCGCCGAGACCATGGTCGGATGGGAGAGCTGGCTCTATCCTTCGAACCCCGACGGCTACTTCATGACCGCGGTCGTCACGCTCAATGCATCCGACGTGTCGCGGCAGGTCGGCTCGGTCGCCGTCCTGGCCAACGCGGGCACGATCTATGCCTCGACCGAGGCGGTGTACCTCACCGATGCGACGTTCGACATCAGCGACAACTATCGCGAGCAGACCGTCGTTCACAAATTCGCGCTCGGCGACGACGGCGTGGCGGAATACGTCGCCAGCGGCGTCGCCCCCGGCCGTCTGCTGAATCAGTTCGCGCTCAGCGAGCATGACGGCTTCCTGCGCCTCGCCACCTACAACAGCGCCTTCTTCGTCTTCGACGGCGAGGGCAGCGTGGGCGTCGGAAGCTCCGGCGGCGGCGTGGCGGTGGACGGCCCGGGCGCCAGCGAAGGTTCAGAAGGCGGCCAGGTAGAGCCGGCCAAGCCTCCGCAGCAGGCGCGCGACGACGAGAGCGATCCCGACGGCGTGGTCTCAATCGCGCTCGACCCGACGCAAGCCTCCAGCGCGGTGTACGTGCTGAGTCAGGACGGCGGCGAGTTGAACGTCGTCGGAAGCGTCGAAGGCATCGCCCCCAACGAGCGCATGTTCGCCGCCCGATTCCTCGGCAACCGGTGTTTCCTGGTCACGTTCGAGCAGATCGACCCGCTCTTCGCGATCGACCTTTCGGACCCGACCGCTCCGCACGTCGTAGGCGAGCTCGAGGTTCCCGGCTACAGCGAGTATCTCCATCCCGTGGGCGACAACCTGCTGATCGGCCTGGGCCGCTCAACCGACACGGCCCCCTGGGGCGGAACCGTCGTCAAGAGCGTTCAGCTCTCGCTCTTTGACGTGAGCGATCTCTCTTCGCCGCGGCTCATCGACCAGCTCTCGCTCGGCGGCTACTTCAGCTACAGCGACGCCGGCTACGATCACAAGGCCTTCACATTCCTTGAAGAAACGGGCATGCTCGCGATTCCGGCCCAGCTCTATCCCGATGACTTTGACCCGTACAGCGACGGCCGCGACAGCGAATTCGTCGGCCCCGATTTCGACGGCATCGTCTGCTATCGCGTGACCGCCGATGGCTTTGAGCCGAGCGGCAGACTCGCGTCCGTCCTGCCCGATCAGCAGGAGTACTACTACACGCCGTGGCGACGAGCGGTGATCATCGCGGATCACCTGTTCGCCGTGACGCCCGGCGGGCTGCGCGCGGCGCCGCTCACGAACCTGACCCAGACCAGCAGCGTCGTGCTTGAGCCCGGCGCCGGCGATGACGAGGGGTTCATTGGCGGCGGCGACGACGGTGTGGTGCCGCCCGAACCCGCCGAGGACGAGCCGCAGCCGGACGGAAGTTCAGAGTAG
- a CDS encoding lysozyme-like protein has translation MPVQRTLLERIRRPGPSGARQLRVSAGEVSDSILKNLQDILNTAQGNCLIDHNYGLPHMTAIRSAMPRSIASFEAAIRTTIEKFEPRLKNVRVVHAPKRSDGMELRFDISGVVIDEDGRTTVRFQTFADEDGKLVVK, from the coding sequence ATGCCGGTGCAACGTACGCTGCTGGAGCGAATCCGTCGTCCCGGGCCGAGCGGGGCGCGGCAGCTCCGCGTCTCCGCGGGTGAGGTGTCGGATTCGATCCTGAAGAATCTCCAGGACATCCTGAACACGGCGCAGGGCAACTGCCTGATCGATCACAACTACGGCCTGCCGCACATGACGGCCATCCGCAGCGCCATGCCGCGCTCGATCGCCAGCTTCGAGGCGGCCATCCGGACGACCATCGAAAAGTTCGAGCCGCGGCTGAAAAACGTGCGCGTGGTTCACGCTCCCAAGCGCAGCGACGGGATGGAGCTGCGGTTCGATATTTCGGGGGTGGTGATCGACGAAGACGGCCGGACGACAGTGCGGTTTCAGACCTTTGCGGACGAGGATGGGAAGTTAGTGGTGAAGTAG
- the epsF_2 gene encoding Type II secretion system protein F codes for MAVFAYEALNAAGQEVKAEVDAPNKEEAVAKVRGLGYFPTKVVEKSDRKRGMMKVGGGPAKKKAAGTGLGWVGIKALTSLTRQLSTLQDAGLPILRSIRILEQQQRPGMLRSCLKQICEDVEGGATLSEAMARHPKAFNRLYCNMVAAGEAGGVLDVILQRLAEFMEKAQKLRRKIQGAMVYPSVVVTIAMAIVTFIMVMVVPKFREIFKDFETTLPPITEFLIALSSWFAGGTPPGWLVIAGSPFMALLFWKLVRTPQMGRYVVDVIVLRIPVVGAIVAKSGIARFTRTLGTLISAGVPILEAINITRDTTGNEVYAKMLNKVHDSIREGDTFASPLRASKTVDAIVVNMVDVGEETGELDKMLMKVADNYDDEVDTLVASLVSLLEPLMVVVLGLIVGFIVIALFMPLVNLIQGLQGGGSKDGGE; via the coding sequence ATGGCCGTATTCGCCTATGAAGCGTTAAATGCTGCTGGACAAGAAGTTAAGGCAGAGGTTGACGCGCCAAACAAAGAAGAAGCGGTCGCCAAGGTTCGCGGCCTGGGTTACTTCCCCACCAAGGTAGTCGAGAAGAGCGATCGTAAGCGCGGCATGATGAAGGTCGGGGGCGGGCCGGCCAAGAAGAAGGCCGCCGGTACGGGTCTCGGCTGGGTGGGCATCAAGGCACTGACCTCTCTCACGCGGCAGCTCTCGACGCTTCAGGACGCCGGCCTGCCGATCCTGCGAAGCATCCGCATTCTCGAGCAGCAGCAGCGCCCCGGCATGCTGCGAAGCTGCCTCAAGCAGATTTGCGAAGACGTCGAAGGCGGTGCGACGCTTTCAGAGGCCATGGCCCGCCATCCGAAGGCGTTCAACCGGCTCTACTGCAACATGGTGGCCGCCGGCGAGGCGGGCGGCGTTCTGGACGTCATTCTGCAGCGTCTGGCCGAGTTCATGGAAAAGGCCCAGAAGCTCCGCCGCAAGATTCAAGGCGCCATGGTCTATCCGTCGGTCGTCGTCACCATCGCCATGGCGATCGTGACGTTTATCATGGTGATGGTGGTGCCGAAGTTCCGCGAAATCTTCAAGGACTTCGAAACCACGCTGCCGCCGATCACGGAATTTCTGATCGCGCTTTCGTCCTGGTTTGCGGGCGGCACGCCGCCCGGCTGGCTGGTCATCGCCGGCTCGCCGTTCATGGCGTTGTTGTTCTGGAAACTGGTCCGCACGCCGCAGATGGGGCGGTACGTCGTCGATGTGATCGTGCTGCGGATTCCGGTGGTGGGGGCGATCGTGGCCAAGTCGGGCATCGCGCGTTTCACGCGCACGCTGGGCACGCTGATCTCGGCCGGCGTTCCAATTCTCGAAGCCATCAACATCACGCGCGACACCACCGGCAACGAGGTGTACGCGAAGATGCTCAACAAGGTTCACGACTCGATTCGCGAAGGCGACACGTTCGCCTCGCCGCTGCGGGCCTCCAAGACCGTAGACGCCATCGTCGTGAACATGGTCGACGTCGGCGAGGAAACCGGCGAACTCGACAAGATGCTGATGAAGGTCGCCGACAACTACGACGACGAGGTCGATACGCTGGTGGCGTCGCTGGTCAGCCTGCTCGAGCCGCTGATGGTCGTCGTGCTGGGTCTGATCGTCGGCTTCATCGTCATCGCGCTGTTCATGCCGCTGGTCAACCTGATCCAGGGCCTGCAGGGCGGCGGTAGCAAGGACGGCGGCGAATAG